A genomic stretch from Algoriphagus halophilus includes:
- a CDS encoding SusC/RagA family TonB-linked outer membrane protein: MRKVLSIALTLVMIFCVSAMAQAQKRVLKGVVTASPDGEPMPGVTILDKTNQTGTTTNIDGEYSISVGPNSVLVFSFIGFASQEVVVGNQSEININLEEDASELSEFVVTAFGMDKSEKSLGYATSTIKADELIKVGNPNVASALYGKAPGVRIQTGAGGATSAVNIQIRGINSITGKNQPLIVLDGVPIRNEEVTNNNYWGDQRLRGNGLLDINPADIDNISILKGASAAALYGSEAVNGVVLITTKKGTAGKNGMQVDFNANVSLDKIAYLPRYQNVRGPGMPAHIQNLGQAEDGFNYTEDGIRTVPNTTTNYGPRFDGQPMQAWDGISRPYVAQEDNYAALFNSPVSSNINVAISNSTDKANFRLSLTRQDNEALSLNSKNSKNIMNLNSSYNVNKRWKVDLMVNYINQNTKNRPYSIDRMINNFGGMMTRFDNGEWYLDRYQTSRGYRFVTGNGQSLTPDENITGAGFRGDIADYVWRVNKNLSSELSNRVIGSLTNHFQITDDLKLRARVSTDFTNRYSEFSNYSTRPLAFGPSGAFGMNTELFSILYGDLMLTYTKSLTDEITLSAMGGYTARKESFSNVSRSTNGGLSTENLFDIVASTNIPNSGSDRSYRVIDAFLGTVNFDYKNIWFVEGTIRRDRISTMNPNNNAFVYPSVNTSFAISDAIQLPQFITFSKLRGSWGIVGNYPDIYRANIAYSQNSLGVQQPGGANVLYTTISNSFGNDGIKPEQKHEFEFGLDTRFFNNRFGLDLSYYNAQIRDQILPLTLPSTSGASSVLTNIGTLRNTGVELSLNGAIVQSLNFGWNMTLNVSRNMNKVEKLANNATELLHADYDGNAAQLRSVVGRPMGDFYARPIATDANGNKIVQPNGLYKIDDQNWIQVGNAMPDAVGGFINELNYKNFALSAVVDFQIGGSVMPTGINWMISRGLTEKSLNYMDEASGGLAYYVNEDGQGIQIDHSATQGPNGETVYHDGMVMDGVVADGSPNSNVISQAYYYWNTYNWGGPQYSQSRYELYIKDNDYVKMRELSLSYTIPAQLTSKIGASNVNLSVFGRNLFFLYRNIKDLDPEVMTGGSRWTQTLTSAGTNPATRTWGFMLRARF; the protein is encoded by the coding sequence TTTTGGTGTTTTCTTTTATTGGTTTTGCTTCTCAGGAAGTCGTTGTCGGAAATCAATCTGAGATCAATATTAATTTGGAGGAGGATGCTAGTGAATTATCTGAATTTGTCGTGACCGCTTTTGGGATGGACAAAAGTGAAAAATCCTTGGGTTATGCTACTAGTACAATCAAGGCTGATGAATTGATCAAAGTAGGTAATCCAAATGTAGCATCTGCTCTTTATGGTAAAGCACCTGGTGTTAGAATCCAAACAGGGGCGGGGGGAGCTACCTCAGCAGTGAACATTCAGATTCGAGGAATTAACTCGATTACTGGTAAAAACCAACCACTTATTGTTTTGGATGGTGTTCCAATCCGAAATGAAGAAGTAACGAACAACAACTATTGGGGCGACCAAAGACTAAGAGGAAATGGCCTATTAGACATAAACCCAGCAGATATTGATAATATTTCCATCTTAAAAGGTGCATCTGCGGCTGCACTTTATGGTTCAGAGGCGGTGAATGGTGTTGTTTTGATTACTACCAAAAAAGGCACCGCAGGTAAAAACGGAATGCAAGTTGACTTTAATGCGAATGTCAGCTTAGATAAAATTGCCTATTTGCCAAGATATCAAAACGTAAGAGGACCTGGTATGCCAGCTCATATCCAGAACTTAGGCCAAGCAGAAGATGGTTTTAATTATACGGAAGATGGAATTCGTACAGTGCCGAATACAACCACTAACTATGGACCAAGATTCGATGGTCAGCCAATGCAGGCTTGGGATGGTATTTCTAGACCTTATGTAGCACAAGAAGATAATTATGCGGCTTTATTCAATAGCCCAGTAAGTTCTAATATTAACGTAGCTATTTCTAATAGTACCGATAAAGCTAATTTCCGCCTTTCATTAACCCGTCAGGACAACGAAGCGTTGAGTTTGAATTCTAAAAACAGCAAGAATATCATGAATTTGAATTCAAGCTATAATGTGAACAAAAGATGGAAAGTGGATTTGATGGTGAATTACATCAATCAAAACACAAAAAACCGTCCTTATTCAATTGACCGAATGATCAATAACTTCGGTGGAATGATGACTCGTTTCGATAATGGTGAGTGGTATTTGGACAGATATCAAACGAGCCGTGGTTACAGATTTGTGACTGGTAATGGACAAAGTTTGACTCCTGATGAAAACATTACAGGTGCAGGTTTTAGAGGTGATATTGCAGATTATGTTTGGAGAGTAAATAAAAACTTGTCTTCCGAATTGAGTAATCGTGTAATTGGAAGTTTGACCAACCACTTTCAGATTACGGATGATTTGAAACTAAGGGCTAGAGTTTCTACAGACTTCACCAATAGATATTCTGAGTTCAGTAATTATTCTACTCGTCCTTTGGCTTTCGGACCTTCAGGTGCTTTTGGAATGAATACTGAATTATTCAGCATTCTTTACGGTGATTTGATGTTGACTTACACGAAGAGCCTTACCGACGAAATCACTTTGAGTGCAATGGGTGGGTATACTGCTAGAAAAGAAAGCTTTAGCAATGTGTCAAGAAGTACCAATGGTGGATTAAGTACTGAGAATCTGTTTGATATTGTGGCTTCCACAAACATCCCTAACTCAGGATCTGATAGATCTTACAGAGTAATTGATGCATTCCTTGGAACAGTGAATTTCGATTATAAAAACATTTGGTTTGTTGAGGGTACGATCCGTAGAGATAGAATTTCTACCATGAATCCTAACAACAATGCATTTGTTTACCCTTCTGTTAACACCAGTTTTGCAATTTCTGATGCCATTCAATTACCTCAATTTATCACATTCTCTAAGTTGAGAGGTTCTTGGGGTATCGTGGGTAACTATCCAGATATTTATAGAGCAAATATTGCATACTCTCAGAATTCTTTGGGCGTTCAGCAGCCAGGTGGAGCCAATGTGCTTTATACCACTATTTCTAACTCATTCGGTAACGATGGGATCAAGCCAGAGCAGAAGCATGAATTTGAATTTGGTTTAGATACTAGATTCTTTAACAATAGATTTGGTTTAGACCTTTCTTATTATAACGCTCAGATCAGAGACCAAATCTTGCCTTTGACGTTGCCTTCCACTTCAGGAGCTAGTTCCGTATTGACAAACATCGGTACTTTGAGGAATACAGGTGTTGAACTTTCATTGAATGGGGCGATCGTGCAGAGTTTGAACTTTGGTTGGAATATGACATTGAATGTTTCTAGAAACATGAACAAAGTTGAAAAGTTGGCCAACAATGCAACTGAATTGCTGCATGCGGATTATGATGGAAATGCGGCTCAACTTCGTTCTGTAGTAGGTAGACCAATGGGTGATTTCTATGCTAGACCAATTGCAACTGATGCAAATGGTAATAAGATCGTACAACCAAATGGTTTATATAAAATCGATGATCAAAACTGGATTCAGGTTGGAAATGCCATGCCAGATGCAGTAGGTGGTTTCATCAATGAATTAAACTACAAGAACTTCGCTCTTTCTGCAGTAGTTGACTTCCAAATTGGAGGTAGTGTTATGCCGACTGGTATCAACTGGATGATCAGCCGTGGTTTGACTGAAAAGAGTTTGAACTATATGGATGAAGCAAGCGGTGGTTTGGCTTATTATGTAAATGAAGATGGACAAGGAATCCAAATAGACCATTCTGCAACCCAAGGACCAAATGGTGAAACTGTTTATCACGATGGTATGGTGATGGATGGAGTGGTCGCAGATGGTTCTCCAAACTCTAATGTGATTTCTCAGGCATATTACTATTGGAACACTTACAACTGGGGTGGACCTCAGTATAGCCAGTCAAGATATGAATTGTATATCAAGGACAATGATTATGTGAAAATGAGAGAATTGTCTTTGAGCTATACCATTCCTGCTCAACTTACCTCTAAAATTGGTGCTTCCAATGTGAACCTTTCCGTATTTGGTAGAAACTTGTTTTTCCTTTATAGAAATATCAAGGATTTAGACCCAGAAGTTATGACTGGTGGATCTAGATGGACTCAAACGTTGACTAGTGCGGGTACCAACCCAGCTACTAGAACTTGGGGCTTTATGTTAAGAGCTAGATTCTAA
- a CDS encoding SusD/RagB family nutrient-binding outer membrane lipoprotein has product MNINRILLYIMLVGFSVSCTTADFEDNYTDPSKLSETSVGKQFTGMIYTNRQSVLPTYWDYFVIKRITSNRYTQAVGWVNTENQYVPGSAAVNDRWNNYYNFVAQYRELEKVYNDLSEEEKVDNRVFMIAAATYFYDHTQQVVDLHGDIPWSEAGMLSTNGGDYTKSYAGYDKASDIYTKMLDDLAGFADELRTLQINPAIEIEFSTQDLINRGDIDQWLKYINSLRLRMLTRVSGTSEFSARAKTEIGTILSNPGQYPIVSENDSNILFRIHTLGTLMPANNFQSGLEDWDGNIAGKAILDHMVGNEDPRLTYVFQPGENAEGEYLGLDPLMNPTEQNELVLTQTLSIYNHSTISRNQYFPGLIITAAEVHLMAAEYYLKENQDMMAKTHYEEAIRQSVDFYEYLRSISNNAESDDPIVPTEESISAYLSMDDVSWEMAGSSEEKLKLIAEQKWLHFNVVQPNESWHELRRLGKVDLEFWEDNSNQQSLPPSRWMYPGSEQTYNMENYSVVQPEDKLMNTIFWDVN; this is encoded by the coding sequence ATGAATATCAATAGAATATTACTATATATAATGCTTGTAGGCTTCTCGGTGAGTTGTACTACAGCAGATTTTGAAGATAACTACACGGATCCTTCGAAGCTTTCTGAAACTTCAGTGGGTAAGCAGTTTACCGGAATGATTTATACCAATCGTCAGTCCGTGTTGCCAACCTATTGGGATTACTTTGTGATTAAGCGAATTACTTCCAATAGATATACTCAGGCAGTAGGATGGGTAAACACAGAAAATCAATATGTGCCAGGTTCTGCGGCAGTAAATGACCGTTGGAATAATTACTACAATTTTGTAGCTCAATACAGAGAGCTTGAAAAGGTATATAATGATTTGTCTGAAGAGGAGAAAGTTGATAACCGCGTTTTCATGATTGCGGCAGCTACATACTTCTATGACCATACGCAGCAGGTAGTTGATTTGCATGGAGATATTCCATGGTCTGAGGCTGGTATGCTAAGTACTAATGGTGGAGACTACACTAAATCTTATGCTGGTTACGACAAGGCAAGTGATATCTATACCAAGATGTTGGATGATTTGGCTGGGTTTGCTGATGAATTACGTACACTACAAATCAATCCTGCTATTGAAATTGAATTCAGTACGCAAGACTTGATCAACCGTGGCGATATAGATCAGTGGTTGAAATATATCAATTCTTTGAGATTGAGAATGTTGACCAGAGTTAGTGGTACAAGTGAGTTTAGCGCAAGGGCAAAAACTGAAATCGGAACCATTTTATCAAATCCAGGACAGTATCCAATTGTATCTGAAAATGACAGTAATATCCTTTTCCGTATCCATACTTTAGGAACTTTGATGCCTGCTAATAACTTCCAGAGTGGTTTGGAGGATTGGGATGGTAACATTGCAGGAAAAGCGATTTTAGATCATATGGTAGGAAATGAAGATCCAAGATTAACCTATGTATTCCAACCAGGAGAGAATGCAGAAGGAGAGTATCTTGGCTTGGATCCATTAATGAATCCTACTGAACAGAATGAATTGGTATTGACACAAACTTTGAGTATCTACAATCACTCTACAATCAGTAGAAACCAGTATTTCCCAGGTTTAATCATTACTGCTGCTGAGGTACATTTAATGGCGGCTGAATATTACTTGAAGGAAAATCAGGATATGATGGCGAAGACTCATTATGAAGAAGCCATTCGCCAGTCTGTTGATTTCTACGAATACCTAAGAAGTATCAGTAATAATGCCGAGTCAGATGATCCGATTGTTCCTACAGAAGAGTCAATCAGTGCCTATTTATCAATGGATGATGTTTCTTGGGAAATGGCAGGTTCTTCTGAAGAGAAGCTCAAGTTAATTGCGGAACAAAAATGGTTACACTTTAATGTGGTTCAACCAAATGAAAGCTGGCATGAACTGAGAAGATTGGGTAAAGTTGACCTTGAGTTCTGGGAAGATAACTCTAACCAGCAAAGCCTACCTCCATCAAGATGGATGTATCCTGGATCAGAACAGACCTACAATATGGAAAACTATTCTGTAGTACAGCCAGAGGATAAATTGATGAACACCATTTTCTGGGATGTGAATTAA